In Hyphomicrobium denitrificans 1NES1, the genomic stretch GGCGGGTGCCGTGGGACGAGACCATTCCTAGTCCCCCCCGCCCTGGATCTGCGAGCTGAATTCCTGCGACAGCAGCACTTGCGCGCCGCTCACGACAAGGGATTCGTTCTTCGGAAGAGGCGGCTCGGCACCATCCACATCTGATGTGGGCAGTTCAGACCGCTGCGGGTTCGCGAGCGCGGGCACGACATAGCCGCCGCCGGGCTGCGGCTCCGTCGTGGGAATTTCGCGACGGATAAACGTGTTGGTCGCTACCTGAAGATAGACCCATGCGCGGCCCTGCAGCCAAACCACCGCGCTGGCCGGAATGGCGATGCCTGACGTTGACTGTCCAACGGGAAGTTGGGCGGTCACGTTCATGCCGGGCAATGCGCCGCTCGCGGCATCGGCGGTGTAGAAGAAGCTGATACCCTGAATTTTTGGATCGGTACGGGTAGCCGGAGAGACGAACTCGATCCTAACACGTTGTCCCGTGGTGGTTTCGATCGACGCTGTCTGCGGCGCCCGCCCGAGCGAGACCCCCACCGGCAGCGTGATCTGAATCAGCACTTCTTCGCGTTGAATGAGGCCCCTAGCTAAGGGTGTGCCATCCGCAAGCGAGCGGCCAAGCACCTGACCCCAAGCTTGGTATGCGCTCGCTGTGGCGTTTTGCGTTTGTACTTCTGCGGCCTTTACGCTTGCTTCGTCGGACCGGTAGGTTGCCTCGGCCGCTTGGAATTGGGCTGTCGAGACGTTTTGGTTTTTGTGGAGGACCTGTGTTCGCTGAAATGCCGCCTGTGAAGCAGCAAGCTTGGCTTCAGCTATGGCGAGCTGAGACTTGGCATTGGCAATCGTGTTGCCGAGGTCGGTAAAAGTCTGGAGATCAAGCACACTGCCGTAGGCCTGCACCTGCTGCTGATAGGGCGCAGTGTTCGGCCGCTTCACCTGGAGGTCGGCCTGCTTCTGCAAATTGGGGTCAAGCGTGATCGTGGGCAGCCCGGTATTCGCGCGCGAAACCTGGACGGCGGCCTTGACCGGCTGCTCACGCTGCGCTTCCGCTGCCGCTCCGTCGCGACCTTTGATAAAACCCCAGACGAGGAGCCCGCTCAGACCGGCGGTCGAGATTCCTAAGATAAGAATCCAGAACAGCGGCCTCGCCCCGGAAGCGGGGTATCTACTCATGAAGAGGTCTCCGAATGGGAAAGGCGCGGATCGTGCCGGGGCACCACGGGCCAATGGCCGGGATCGAATAACGGTTGCTGGAGTGCATCCTCCAGGGCGCCGATGGCCTGCCGCTGCTGCACCACCGCGTCGAATCGCGATAGCGCGGTCGCAGCGACTCCAAGCTTCGCTGTCACCAGCGCTACCCGATCGACCTGACCGGCACGGAACTGGCTTTCGATTTCATGGACGCGGCGCTCGTCCTGGGACATCAGCGTATCGCCGGTTCTGAGGCTTCGGGTCGCGGTCCGGTAAGCCGCCGCCGCTTGGTCGATCGCGCCTATGATCTCCGCCTGAAGAGCAGTGAAGGTTGCGGCTGCCTGTCGTCGGCTGGCGAGCGCCTGGGCAATCGGTCCTTGATTCTGGTTGAAGATCGGAAGCGAGTCCGCGCCAAGGCCGAGTACGTACTTGTTGACGCCAAAGTCATAGTTGTAGCCGGGGCTCAAGGTGATGTTCGGGTATTGGTTTGCGATCTGAAGCTGCAGCGCCGACTGGGTAGCCTCATACTCTTGGAGGCTGGCTTGCACGTCAGAGCGTTGCGTGAGCGCCTCCTGGCGGAGTGTGCTTGTGTCGGGATTCGGAGGAATCGGCGGCGGGTGGTCGAGGGCGCCAAGCGACAGGCCGACACCATCGAGTGCGCGCACCGGAATGCCCAGAGCGGTCGCGAGTTGGGTACGAGCGGCAGCCTGTGCCTGCTCGACGTTGCTGAGAGCGAAGGTGATCTGCGCCCGGGCGACTCGCACGATCATGACGTCCACAGAAGATGCCTCGCCCATGGTAAGCCGCTGTTCGAGAAGTCGGACTAGCTGGTTCTGGAGGTCCAATTGACGATGGGTCAAGACCAGCCGCTGCTGAGCCGCCCAGAGATTCAGAAGAGCGGTACGCACGCGAGCGCGCACTTGCCAGCCGGCTAGGGCGAGATCCCAGCGCGCTGAGCTGAGAAGGTGCTGGGCTTGTGCGGTGCGGTCCTCGCGCTTACCGAAGGTCTCGAGGAGGAAGTCGATCGTGGGGCCGATCGTGATCGCCGCGACCCCCGCCGGTGGTGCCGCCGCGGCGATGGCAGCTTGGCCGAAAACATTGGTGAGGCTGAACGTCGGGTTCGGGCGCTGGCGAGCGGTGATCACGCCCGCCTCAGCACCCACTAGCTTGGCATGCGCGATCGCGATATCGGGGTGGTAGTAGATTGCGGCCAGGGTAAGCGTTGAAAGATTCCAGGTCGGGGGCCGGTCTACCTTCCCATTGTCGCCAAGCTCTGCGGTGATGAATTGCTGGAGGCGCTGATCGTTCAGGGTACGGCTATCGAGCGAGGCTGCATTTTCAATCGGAGAGATCGGCTCCGAGTGATAGCTTGCGCAGCCGACGAGAAGCGCTGTGGCGCTACAAATGGATAGGATCTGGCGCGGTAATAGCAATACAAGCCCCCGCGGGCCCGACCCGCGCTTAATTACGGAGCTATGGAAGCTAGAAAGCCCAACTGAAGAATCGGTGACGCAGAGATGACGGAAACGTCACCTTGGGACAGATTCGCCTCGGGCGGGCGCATTGAAACGGATTGCCGCAAAAATGCGGAGTCCGAGGCAGACCGTTCTGACAGCCTCCGCTGTTTTGCTAACGTTGTGCGCTCGTTAGATTTTGATTTCGGGCGCCAGACCACGGCGTCTGTCTCGGTTAGAAGTGCTCAGCCAGAGAGCACGGCAGATTTTTCCGCTATACTCGGAAATCTCAACGAGACGCAGGTCCCCTCGCCGGGTTTGCTGTCGAGAACGACGCAACCGCCGTGCCATTCGACGATGCTCTTTACAACTGCAAGCCCTAATCCGACGTTCTGGCGAGAACCGGTCCGGGCGCGGTCGACCCGATAGAACCGGTCAAGTACGTACGGAAGATGCTCCGGCGCAATCCCGCAGCCGCTATCGATTACGCTCATCTTTAGCATCGGACCGTCCTCGCAAGCTACGACGCGAATCATACCCCCTGCTGGCGTATGGGCGATTGCGTTTGAGACGAGGTTGCCGACCGCCTGCTGAAATAACGACCGGTCGAGCGGCGCGCAAAGATCGGACGGCGCCGATATGGTCAGATCTAACCCGGCGTCGGAAGCTGCGGCTTCGTAGAACTCTTGAACCCTAGTCAATTCTTCGCGGATATCGATGCGCTCTAGTCGGAGCACTTCCGGCGTTTTGTCGGCTCTGGCGAGAAAGAGCAGGCTTTGAATGACGCGCGAGATCCGCCCGCATTCCTCCAAGCACGAGCCAAGGGTGTCGCGGTAGTCCTCGCTTGATCGCGATTTACTCAGGGCAACCTCAATCTCGCCGCGCAGATTATGGATAGGCGTGCGGAGCTCATGCGCTACATCATCGGAAAATTGCGATATGCGCGCGAACGAATCCTGGAGCCGATCGAGCATGGTATTGAACGTCTTTGCAAGCCCCGCCAATTCCGCTGGTAGTTCCGGCGTCTCGATGCGTTCGTGGAGCGTGGCCGACC encodes the following:
- a CDS encoding efflux RND transporter periplasmic adaptor subunit — encoded protein: MSRYPASGARPLFWILILGISTAGLSGLLVWGFIKGRDGAAAEAQREQPVKAAVQVSRANTGLPTITLDPNLQKQADLQVKRPNTAPYQQQVQAYGSVLDLQTFTDLGNTIANAKSQLAIAEAKLAASQAAFQRTQVLHKNQNVSTAQFQAAEATYRSDEASVKAAEVQTQNATASAYQAWGQVLGRSLADGTPLARGLIQREEVLIQITLPVGVSLGRAPQTASIETTTGQRVRIEFVSPATRTDPKIQGISFFYTADAASGALPGMNVTAQLPVGQSTSGIAIPASAVVWLQGRAWVYLQVATNTFIRREIPTTEPQPGGGYVVPALANPQRSELPTSDVDGAEPPLPKNESLVVSGAQVLLSQEFSSQIQGGGD
- a CDS encoding TolC family protein yields the protein MLLPRQILSICSATALLVGCASYHSEPISPIENAASLDSRTLNDQRLQQFITAELGDNGKVDRPPTWNLSTLTLAAIYYHPDIAIAHAKLVGAEAGVITARQRPNPTFSLTNVFGQAAIAAAAPPAGVAAITIGPTIDFLLETFGKREDRTAQAQHLLSSARWDLALAGWQVRARVRTALLNLWAAQQRLVLTHRQLDLQNQLVRLLEQRLTMGEASSVDVMIVRVARAQITFALSNVEQAQAAARTQLATALGIPVRALDGVGLSLGALDHPPPIPPNPDTSTLRQEALTQRSDVQASLQEYEATQSALQLQIANQYPNITLSPGYNYDFGVNKYVLGLGADSLPIFNQNQGPIAQALASRRQAAATFTALQAEIIGAIDQAAAAYRTATRSLRTGDTLMSQDERRVHEIESQFRAGQVDRVALVTAKLGVAATALSRFDAVVQQRQAIGALEDALQQPLFDPGHWPVVPRHDPRLSHSETSS
- a CDS encoding heavy metal sensor histidine kinase, translating into MTFHTISPGRRPPSIAFRMTTWYALSTFMLIFAATGFLYWVLATNLQKEDDGALQDNLNNAQLMLRSSASGLPSGRHEVEPVWSSERRPEIYIRLLDGNARTIVETPGMPEELPPPTAADLASLGSQRTVNHEAVSRSGKLLQTVTARAGGEGVPARYLQIAMDRHNDEDLLAHYREQIWIVLSVSVILCSLVGYAIARSGMRPIESISGTAERIRSATLHERIETPELPAELAGLAKTFNTMLDRLQDSFARISQFSDDVAHELRTPIHNLRGEIEVALSKSRSSEDYRDTLGSCLEECGRISRVIQSLLFLARADKTPEVLRLERIDIREELTRVQEFYEAAASDAGLDLTISAPSDLCAPLDRSLFQQAVGNLVSNAIAHTPAGGMIRVVACEDGPMLKMSVIDSGCGIAPEHLPYVLDRFYRVDRARTGSRQNVGLGLAVVKSIVEWHGGCVVLDSKPGEGTCVSLRFPSIAEKSAVLSG